The following are encoded in a window of Thermoanaerobaculia bacterium genomic DNA:
- a CDS encoding DnaJ domain-containing protein, translated as MAQGPYFGKLGEVGVAEILSVLFRNKATGTLDLQHEKDQRRLVLAGGEIRSARSNHMEQRIGYLLVKDGCITQEQLQQGLESKPSSVPLGQFFRQHEAITEEALNAALWHLVQAIIDNCFNWMEGIFRYNPGQAALTKATEILLSTTDLLYCTFRKNVSDTLIRKLLGDGSSQAAPAPDFQVRIRVLHIPQQEAAVLSALAKPGPIGAVITSLPGDMGVNYRIAAAAVASGLIHLADHPVPDEDEFFSRLSQSQPAQPAGGKKKRTIKWIRPKKREIEYTERDITIMRDKIIQKAKIIGTMNYYEIIECPVRATQKEIHFSYMNLGSFYHPDLAQDARFADLMPQLQLIFQHIEKAYLVLVHHESRMKYDRNIPGAFRSATEYI; from the coding sequence ATGGCCCAAGGACCCTATTTCGGAAAGCTTGGAGAGGTGGGGGTTGCGGAAATTCTTTCGGTACTCTTCCGAAACAAGGCTACTGGCACCCTGGATCTTCAACATGAAAAAGACCAGCGGCGCCTTGTACTTGCGGGGGGGGAAATTCGTTCCGCACGTTCCAACCACATGGAGCAAAGAATTGGATATCTGCTGGTCAAGGATGGATGTATTACACAGGAACAGTTGCAACAGGGGCTGGAATCCAAACCCTCCTCTGTGCCTCTGGGGCAATTCTTCCGGCAGCATGAAGCGATCACCGAAGAAGCCTTAAACGCGGCCCTGTGGCATCTGGTTCAGGCGATTATCGACAACTGTTTTAACTGGATGGAAGGAATTTTCCGTTACAACCCGGGTCAGGCCGCACTCACGAAGGCAACGGAGATTCTTCTTTCAACCACCGATCTGCTTTATTGTACCTTCCGAAAAAATGTATCCGACACGCTGATCCGGAAGCTTCTGGGGGATGGTTCCTCCCAGGCGGCCCCGGCACCCGACTTTCAGGTTCGGATTCGGGTCCTCCACATTCCCCAGCAGGAGGCAGCAGTCCTGTCCGCCCTTGCGAAACCAGGCCCCATCGGTGCCGTCATCACGAGCCTGCCGGGAGACATGGGAGTCAATTACCGGATCGCGGCTGCGGCCGTTGCCTCGGGCCTGATCCATCTTGCGGATCATCCCGTTCCTGACGAAGACGAATTCTTTTCACGGCTTTCCCAGAGTCAGCCCGCTCAGCCCGCGGGAGGGAAGAAAAAACGCACCATCAAATGGATTCGTCCCAAAAAGAGGGAAATCGAATATACCGAGCGGGATATCACAATTATGAGAGATAAAATAATTCAGAAGGCCAAAATTATCGGGACCATGAATTATTATGAAATCATAGAGTGTCCGGTAAGGGCGACTCAGAAAGAGATCCATTTTTCCTACATGAATCTGGGAAGTTTTTATCACCCGGATCTTGCTCAGGATGCGCGGTTTGCAGATCTGATGCCACAGCTTCAATTAATCTTCCAGCATATCGAAAAGGCTTACCTGGTTCTCGTTCATCATGAGAGCCGAATGAAATATGACCGAAATATCCCGGGTGCCTTCCGCTCCGCGACCGAATATATCTGA
- a CDS encoding DUF4097 family beta strand repeat-containing protein, translating into MKRMTIILSFLLTAALMQAQSETFNREIEARGLNTIQVDNVNGDIVIGVWDRDLIRVNAVISGTESDRKAIEIKVETKGDTLRIETDHSKRYLLGFIPWRTGGKVDYDIKAPARINAVIDSVNGNIEVTGLQGELSMDTVNGGVTGRDLGGPVTADSVNGSMDLFLTSPRPECKIETVNGSVMLRIPEDASCEYSLETINGRIDFAKKDIKVKGSGPKELTGTLGSGDGSISVEVINGSVTVDF; encoded by the coding sequence ATGAAGCGAATGACCATTATCCTTTCCTTCCTTCTCACAGCGGCTCTAATGCAGGCCCAGTCAGAAACCTTTAACCGCGAAATCGAAGCAAGAGGGTTAAACACAATCCAGGTGGACAATGTCAATGGAGACATTGTGATCGGTGTTTGGGACCGCGACCTGATCCGTGTGAATGCCGTAATCTCCGGTACAGAATCCGATAGAAAAGCAATCGAGATCAAGGTGGAAACGAAGGGAGACACACTCAGGATCGAAACCGACCATTCCAAACGTTACCTGCTGGGATTCATTCCCTGGAGAACCGGGGGCAAGGTCGATTACGACATCAAGGCCCCGGCCAGGATCAATGCAGTCATAGACTCGGTTAACGGAAACATTGAAGTGACCGGTCTGCAGGGAGAACTCTCCATGGATACGGTCAACGGAGGGGTGACGGGCAGGGATTTGGGAGGCCCGGTTACTGCCGATTCGGTCAATGGATCTATGGATCTCTTCCTGACATCTCCCCGACCCGAATGCAAGATTGAAACCGTAAACGGTTCAGTCATGTTACGGATTCCGGAAGACGCCAGCTGTGAATACAGCCTGGAAACGATAAACGGACGGATCGACTTTGCGAAAAAGGATATCAAGGTCAAAGGGTCGGGTCCAAAAGAGTTGACGGGAACCCTTGGCAGCGGGGATGGATCGATTTCGGTGGAGGTTATCAACGGAAGCGTTACCGTGGATTTCTGA
- a CDS encoding RNA polymerase sigma factor, whose product MNDTRLRQFFLDHYLPACRYAAGLVGPDDAEDVVQDALVRIYNRPAILEDPRPLKAYFFKTLTTVCYNRLRRRRFTARLNRLIRLKTEEKEHPTGGVEEVWSMLSPGERSVSIFETMMHFSAEETSKILGIAPTTIRVMLHRVRSKIREWEAKT is encoded by the coding sequence ATGAACGATACCCGGCTCCGACAGTTTTTTCTGGACCACTACCTTCCGGCATGCAGGTACGCTGCAGGCCTGGTCGGACCCGACGACGCCGAAGATGTCGTACAGGATGCCCTCGTACGGATTTACAACCGTCCCGCAATTCTGGAAGATCCCCGCCCGCTCAAAGCCTACTTCTTTAAGACACTGACTACGGTCTGCTATAACCGTCTTCGGCGCCGGCGGTTTACAGCCCGTCTCAATCGGTTGATCCGTCTGAAAACGGAAGAAAAGGAGCATCCGACCGGGGGTGTAGAGGAAGTCTGGTCCATGTTGTCTCCAGGCGAACGATCGGTCTCCATCTTTGAGACGATGATGCATTTTTCGGCGGAAGAAACATCAAAAATTCTGGGCATTGCACCGACGACGATTCGCGTCATGCTTCACCGGGTTCGATCCAAAATCAGAGAGTGGGAGGCAAAAACATGA